The following is a genomic window from Adhaeribacter radiodurans.
CCTCATCGCGACCTAGAATAGTAGCTCAGTATTGCATTAAATCGGCAATAGTCCGGCCATCACGGGCTGCTTCCTCTACCCGACTGCTAATTAGAGCAATAGCTTCGGGATAATTTAATTATAATCCACGAGCTTTTCGCTTTTCAGCTAATTCACCGGCCAAGAACAGTAATAATTCTTCGGTTTCGCGAGGTGTTAAATGCAGAAGGTAATAGATGAAATATGCATTAAAAATCAGCCAAACAAATTTACATTCAAAATAATTAAAAATATATTTTTTTAAGCAAATACCTTACAATTTAGGTCAATATCATTTTAATATACATATCTGATGTATATTAGCATTAAATTTTAACATGAAAATTTTAAATTACACGAAATTTATAAATAGTCGCTTATTTTTGCAACCTATAAAAATAAGTAACATATAATATACAAACCTAATTTCTTTAAAAACATCACATTCTACAGACTCATATCACTTAAGTACTCTGTTAATGATTTACCGAGTTTTAAAAATTCACAATTTATTTCTCTAAATATAGGCTTACCAATCATTTATAATATATGAAACCACAGTTAATCGAAAATCAAATGGAAGAAATTACTATTAATATGATCGAAAAGCTGAAAGATGCCGAATCCAAAGACCAAATGTTAGCAATTGTTACCCAAAAGTTACAGACTTTAATTAGAAAGTTTGAAGACCGGATTTTTACTACTCAAACCCCTTCCCGGGAGTATCAAAGAGATAAAAATGCGAAAGAAGAAATCAGATATATAAAAGCCGTTTTGGAAGGCAACCGGGAGCACGAAGTTAGAAATCCGGAAAAGTTTAGCTTTATTAAACAACAACTGGAACAAGTTAGCTACCGTTTTGGCTAGTTAAACTGCTTACCGGTTATTTATTATAAGTAAATAATTGCTTTTTATTCTCTCTTCCATTTGCTATATTATTTTTAGCTAGAAAAGAACCTCGCTTCTAATTGGTGCGTACAGTTTAATTCACTAAGCACTAATTAAGATGGCACTAGCAGAAGAAGATAAACAAACTACTCCGAATAAACCCAAAAGTGTAAATTCGGACTATCACCAGGACCAGGCCAATGGAAACCAACCCGATCCGAGTGCTAAACGGAACGTAGGCCCAGGTGGTGAAACCGAACGCAACGATCAAAAAGATTCTTTAGAAAACCTACATATCGGCGGTAACGAAGTTACTGGTTATGGCGCCAACGACCCAGATAACAAAGAAGCATTTGCTCAAGGACCTGGGTTCGAGTTTGAGGGAAGTTACGATGAAATGGACGGTCAAACTAACGGAATCAGAGCGAATGATCAGCCTTTTGGCGCTACTGAAACCAAGCCCGAAGAAACCGATTCGGATTATAGCCGAATTTAAACTTAGGAAATAAGATAAAATAAAAGCAGCCGGTAAGTATATCGGCTGCTTTTATTTTACAAAAAGTAAAAAATAAATTAGAAGATATAGCGGATAGCACACCAAGGAATAATTTCCTGCTGCAATTGCTTGAACTCAGCAATGAGTTGGGCTTTTAACTGATGCTGGTACCGCACATTAATGCCACCAAACTGGCTGCGTTTGGTTTCTTGCGTTTCCGGGGTCCAGATTAAGGCTTCGGCTTTAGGGTTAATTGCTAAATTAGCCTGGTGCTGCCAGAAATTATGCGTCAGGAAAATAACCTCGCTGCTCATTTGTTCTTTTACTTTCGGGTGAACTGTATGGTTTAACTGTTCAAACAACTCCCGATAATCTTCTTGCCAACCTTCGTAAACAATTACCGGCGAAAAGTTAACGTGCACTTCGTAACCAGCTTGGTAAAAATCGTTAATGGCGTAAATACGCTTTTCTATTGAATCGGTGCGTACGTCTACTAATTTGCTTACTTTATGAGGCAACAAGCTAAACCGAATACGCACTTTCTGCTGCGGATCGTAAGTAAGTAATTCCGGATTCACAAATTTGGTTGCAAAAGTGGCAAATGCTTTAGGGTGGTGCCGGTAAAAATCAACGGCAACCTTCACGTTATCGGAAATAGCGGCATCCACCGAAATATCGGAGTTACAACCAATGTCGTAAGTATAATACAAGCTATGCGTTTGGTTGGGCACTTTCGGCCAAACTTGCTTTCGGACGTGCTTGTCTACAGCGGCCAGAATTTCTTCGGTGTTGGTGAATAAGGTAATAGGGTTTACGGGTTTGTTGCGGTCAACGTAGCAATAGGCACACGCGCCCATACAACCATTAGCTAAGCTCGGCGAAATAAAATCGGAGCTACGGCCACTTTCTTTGCAAACTAAGGTTTTTAAACGACCTAATACCAGTACTTCCGACTTCACCTGAAAATGATTACTTTCCAGCGCCGGCAACCGATTATGCTGCTGAATTGCCTGATGATTAGCCGCAG
Proteins encoded in this region:
- a CDS encoding spore photoproduct lyase family protein; amino-acid sequence: MQTFQPSTIFYTPDALNERGQKALLSHPAANHQAIQQHNRLPALESNHFQVKSEVLVLGRLKTLVCKESGRSSDFISPSLANGCMGACAYCYVDRNKPVNPITLFTNTEEILAAVDKHVRKQVWPKVPNQTHSLYYTYDIGCNSDISVDAAISDNVKVAVDFYRHHPKAFATFATKFVNPELLTYDPQQKVRIRFSLLPHKVSKLVDVRTDSIEKRIYAINDFYQAGYEVHVNFSPVIVYEGWQEDYRELFEQLNHTVHPKVKEQMSSEVIFLTHNFWQHQANLAINPKAEALIWTPETQETKRSQFGGINVRYQHQLKAQLIAEFKQLQQEIIPWCAIRYIF